From Quercus lobata isolate SW786 chromosome 11, ValleyOak3.0 Primary Assembly, whole genome shotgun sequence:
aaaaaaaaaaaagaagaagagaaaacgcAGACACATAAACCTCAATATCCAAACTGATAttaagagtgcgtttggatactatttattttgctgaaaactaaaaaacaataaaaaaataatttacagtTACTGTTCACACTCACAAAACACAGTTCATTTGTCTTAAtgtatggaaagaaaaaaaaaaaaaaaaaaccaatggaTGTGGATGTGGACGTGGGCTTGAGCATCAAGGCATGGGCTAGTTTAATTTGTGCCTAAGGCATGGGTTAATTTAGACACAGgcttcataaaatatatatatatatatatataatttatttttataaaattatgtttttggtacctaaatattttcttatttaagtcaatttttctataatttctaatttactatatttatttatttatttaataaataattattaaattaatcatgATATCATCACGATTCAATCTCGGTTTGACCTTAAAatccttgaacctctccctttttttgGTTCATTGAACAGTCCGGGTTTGAAAACCATGAGTTACAAGTATTAAAACTCAAAGCAAATGGGCCCTCAAAAATAAGAAAGGGCCAATCCATGAGTCAAGACCCATTTAAAATGAGTAAAAGGAAGCTTAAGCCTATGAATGGGCAAGCCCTAGGTCTTAAACAAggaagaaaaagcaaaagaagtTTGGCCCGGCCTTTGTAAGAAGAGCCCCCAAAAAGCCCAGAAAGAAACTAGACCAGGATACCTTGGAGCTGCTAGAACCAAGGAGGGGATCCTCAAGAAGTGCAGAAAAGAATCAACTAGGATTTGGACAACTTAGGGAAGCATGCTTATGGACATAAGGAACGAAGAAAGACATGTCCCATCGCCGCCTACAACTCAGAATAAAAGTTTTGGAAACAGATGATGACTTAGGAATCAACACCTGATGAAGGGAAGCCTAGTACCTCGGGAAAAGTAGGAAGGTAAACCATGAAGAAAGGTGGTTGGAGATCTTTCAGCTTGACAAGGAGGAATCTacttatttgaagaaaaatgacaaagggTGAGGCAGCCAAAAAAAGGGTTCTGAAAAGTCTCTTTAGAAGCCTtggaaagagaaataaaagtCAGCTCCATCAGGACCCCTCAAAAGAGGAAGGTTAGCTAGGAACTTTTTGGAAGGAAACCTCAAAAGAAGGATACAATGAGAAAATAAGGAAAGGACCAGCCACCAATGTTGTTGACACAATATTGGTTCTGGTACCCAAGACATCAAAGAGAGGGAATCAATGGCACACCAAAAATCCTAGGAAGGTACCATAAACGAAGGATCAAGCCATCAACAAAAGGTATTTAGCAAACATTaatcaaagcaaaaaaagaGCATTAGAGAGACTCATTAAACtttagaaaaatagagagaagagGAAGATATTGCAAAGGATCCTGTAATAAGTGCTTGAGAGCACACTTGGATTCAAGGGATTTAAACCTCACGAGTCTTGAAAGCCTAGAAAGAGCTATTCAAGTCTATAACTTTTGAACTTATTTAAATCTCGTGACATATCCCAATAAAAAATAGGGTCCAATGTACTTTAAAACTTAATATAATGACTATTTTCTGAGGATCCCTGACGTTcttgtttacattttttttttataattctttacCGTTCCTTAGccatttattttacaatatgtATATGTTTGCATGTATGAATGTATATGTGTTGAAAAGCCCATGTTTTGTACACAAATTAGTTCGTAATCAGCCCAATATAGTTACAATAAatcaagcccagtccaccaaccAACAAATATAATTTCTTGGCAAGCCTAGGATCCTCGTTACCATTTTGGTCTAGGTACTGTCAAAAACAGGAACCCATAGTAGTATtagaaaaaatgagtcaaagaaaaattatctttagTCAATATAAAAAGTATGGATtagttttagatattttttctactatatttttttttgaaaaataattctaTCTCACAACAAGCTAAATAATGAAAGTTAAaagattgtttttcaatttatttaaagctgttaccaaatataggaaaatgagataattttatttaaaaaaaagttttttgaaaaatgactcatttctTAGAAAATATCATCGCTGAAACAAACtgaacatgaaaaataaataacatttgatcGAAAGGAAATTTAATGCATGTGTTGGGACTTGAGAACTAGTGACTATGAAATCAAACcggtaaatttcaaaatatgtagttatATTAAGTTTTTCATCAACAGTTGTAAGTTGTAAACTTGTCACCATTTTGTGCATCTATAAGGCCATtttctccaccaaaaaaaaaaaaaaaaaaaaaggtggggggaaaaaaatctaataaggcccattaggcccaagctCAGCCCAATCTTTTAAAATCAACACAACCCTTCGACCCATATCTTTTTAACCCTGCTTGAGGCCCAAGCCCATAGCTTCTTTACCTAGTCCTAAAACTGATAAAGTGCCATTCCCCAATCTGCGAGTCAGTGCTTTTGCTCtgataaaaaaaaggaaaaaaaaaaaatggaatttgttgttgaagaaggcaagaaaccTCATGACCAGTGCTCCACTCTCCTTCTGGTGAGACACacatgctttttatttttagtcacCATGAATTTTGTTTTACACTCTTTTAAGTTTTACTTACAAATTTTGCTGGGTTGAATATGTTAAAAAAGCCAGCTTTATCGATTGGGAATGCGGGGCAATTGGCAATGGATCTTATGGTATCGTCAACAAGAGCAGAAAGAATTGGGTTTTTCGAtgacccttttcttcttccttgtgTAGGAAACGATGCCTATGGTCCTCAACCTCAAGGCCAACTAGCTCTTCCTCTTGAAGGTCAgctttttaaaactaaaaaatatatataattttcagtACCCAGTAAATTCCTATTACTTGCTTGTTATGTaacattgtttttattttttatttttttggttttgtttcagCTTATGATTCCCCCTCTAATGCACTGACTCTTGTCCAACAAAGGTCCCCGGTTGTTAAGGTTGTCActcttgcttctttttttgaaatgttttgaTGCTTTTAATGTTGAGGTTTATGAtgatgttacaatttttttatgggatgtTTTAGATATGATGGCTGTGAGAAATGTTGCATGGTTGTGACAATGACAACAATTGATTGTATGAGATTGTGATAAGAATGGGATCCCAACTTTAGTAAGCCAACACCAATagactaattagtaattactaaTACTACTGAGGtttcttgttttcaaaatttgtttctttgctttgaGAAATTTTCCTGTCACTGGCCAATGAACTTTAGATCAAATGGTATTTCTTTGCTCTGGTGTTTTTAACGACATTTAGGGTTTGAATCCCCCCTCTCCCActtaaaatgtatataaaaaaaaggaaaatagaaagTGACCTCTTGCTGATGTTGATACCTGTTGCTAAGAGTGAAACAGTCTTGTTACATGCTAGTGAGTCAATGTCATTTTGATATAATGTCGTGTTCATTGTTTGGGTCTgctgtcaaattttttaaaactctacttAAAGACCCTTGTGCAATATGACTGCGGAAAAGACATGTTTCAGATTCAGGTGTTGGTGACCAATGACCTCTAGGTTAAATGGCATTTCCTAGttaaaatgtgtatatatatatatatatatatatatataaaggagttGGTTATCCTACTTAGGAATCTACATGGTGAAAGTTTTGGGTGGTAAAGAAATTtcagggaattttttttttggggcaacACTAAACAATTTGAATTCTTAAGGCATAGTGCTTGCCTTTTAAAAATAGCTAATGAGCAATTAATGCTTTGTTACTTGGATGTTTACAAATTGTAGGATAACTTTTGCTTATATTATGTTAGCTACCAAGAATTGTGGGAAGGTTATTGGTGGTTGGGTTGATGATGCCATGACTACTATGTTAGACTTCTTCATTAGTAATTCTTGCATCTAGGGGCCACCTAATGCCTCTTAATATATAGCTTTGCCTGTACAATGTCATCTTGATTGCTTTTTATGTGTATACTCTgtggaaaacaattttatcttCTTCCTTGTTGCTTTTACTTGAATGTGCTCTTGGTGCTTCTATGTCCTTTATGATACTACTCATTCTCAATTCTGAAGCACTAAATATCCATTCAAACAGGGGAAGATGGTTGAATTTGCTAAAAACTTGGCTGATTTTGCTGCTGCTACTGGAAAGAAACATGCCGTTGTGCTCTCTAGCTTAGATTTTGGGAGGTGTCGAAATATTGATATGTCAAGGTACAAATCAATAATCatgctatttatttatttatttatatttttttaaagtaaaaccAGTATGAAATCAATAATCATGATATTATTAAGTTCATGGTAATATTTGGAAGCTATGGGTTTCTCTACTGGATGAAAAATTGTGATTCAGTCATCCATGTGCCAAGGAAACTAACCTTTAACTCTTTGAAGTTGCAAGTACTAGGGATGGGATTTTTAGCTTTGACATAGGCACATAGAACCAGTTTAACGGGCTCATATTTCAACAAACTATACTAGTGGCCTCCTCATCCCCTTGGAgaaaacttattattaaaataaaaaacactagCAAGACTGGTGATCTGAAGTCATTATCTCTTGAACTGTTAATATATGCAAAATGTTCAGTTCATACAAAATATGAGCAcctctttatctctctctctctctcaaccatcTTATAGTCCTTATCTTCTTCCTGAAAAATGTTTGCAGCTACCACTTTCCTTTCATTGTGGGGCCACTTTATTTTAGCAGAACTCCAGGCTTTCTGCTTTGCTGCAAGTCTCTTATTTAATTAAGGCCTTTAAAAGTTGACTTTCATACATAAGATTTTGTAAATCACCTTGTCCAGTAAAAAGACCGGTTCATGCAAGGGAGAGAATGTTGAATAAATAGTTTCTCATAATTTAAGAATTGATCAAGAAGCATGACATTGAAACATGAGTACAacccacataaaagaaattttcttctcttcaatAAACATTATGAGCAATTCTTTCAAGAAGATTGACTTACGTTTGAACTCAGTTGTCTTGGTAATTGCATAAGCAACCATCTGGACCCACTGTTTGCAGTTGCCTATgccattttttcaattttgatttatcCTTTATCGCATCAGTGGTTTGCAGACATACTACTTGTCTAGCACCAATTCTGATGGAACAGATGATTACTGCGAGCAGCTTGGGTGGAAAAGACTGCAGGAATACAACCCTACTCAGAGATGTTGGAAATATCTCAGCACTTTAGCTGAAGGAAATGCTTTGCAGGATGACAACCCTTTTGAAGATgaattagaagaagaagattacTACCCAAGCTTGCCCTTTGCTGcacttttttcttgttttaaggTATTTTTTGTTCAAGTATGATTATGacaattaaacataattttcaaattatatttttcgtgtaaaaatgaaaaaagagggAGTGGGGGGAAGGAGATTTGCATGTTATGCTTTATGGTCATTTATCGACACCAAACATTTTTTAACTGCTAGATACTTTATGGCTTATTTTAATAATTGACCCTTTCAAATTATTTATCactttattagtttttttttttttttttttgctttattttgttggtttcCAAGTTCTGAGCTTCTTATGTGGAGTTACTTCTCCATGCCATATATTCTATAAGGACACTCCTTGTATGATATTTCTGGGGATAGGTTATGACTGGCGTGATATCTGGGTTAcatctgtgtgtgtgtatgaatATTATACTTGAAACAAGACCTTTGTCAACCACCAGTTTTTATTCCAATTTATTTCATgcttaattatattaattatataacctgtagaatgcaagaaaaaaaacctTCTCTACATTGTAAGCTTTGTCATCTGGCATCCAAGCACGCACACATGCACAGATACGTAATACAGCCAGATATAGTCCATAAATTGCAGCCTATTCactttctctctgtctctctctttctctctctataagTTCTCTCCCCCCGGGGGGGCAGCCTCCTGCACAGTAGATATgagaaataaaaactaaatattgtTAATCTGTACAGCTGCTGTACACACTCACGTGTAAATGTGTCATACAGCAAAATATAGTCCATAAATTGCAGCCTattcacacacacataaatgCTTAATACAGCAAGATATAGTCCATAAATTGCAGCGTATTCACTTTCatcctctccctctctcttctgAAAATACAtatgaaagaaaatagaaattaaacATTGTTAATCTGTATAGCAGCTGTCTGGTTTTTTCAAAGGCGAAAGGCGACCTTAAGGTACTAGGGCCTTGTATTGCCCAAGGCGTGAGGAGACAAAAAGGCGCTAGCCTGAGTAAAGCAAGGCGccaaattcttaaaatatttattatacatATAGAATTTAAATCATACTTACCtagtatattaaaatattataatgaaGTGTTTTTCAATCTATTGCATGAAGAAATTAGGTCTatcaaataatttcaaataggATTAACATCGTTTAGGCTCTATTAGTTACTCTAACAATAGGTTTTACAACAAGTTTCTATATAACAATAagttttacaacaaatctttgtaaattaagttaaataacaataggttttataacatgcctttttaaatttttgataagtaataaaaattatattataaaaagaagaattgagTCACCTGAGTATACAGGGAGTATACATCAgggaaaaagaaacaaatcaaGAGCGTAAAATACAAAAGTCAATAAACCCATGAACTGAAAATAAATCATGAAAAGAGGAGAAAGAATGACAGCCTAACACTGCAACCCAGTCTAGCCTAACATGCCTTTTTAAGTTAATAATCTAATAGTAggtttcacaacaaatttttataaaaaaattaaattaaaaaaaaatcctgaggCTCTCGCCTTAGCAGCCTTTACATGGCTTAAGGCAGTCGTCTTACTCACCTAGGCTCTAAAGGTGCCTTGCCTTAGAGCCTTTAAGGCACCTTAGTGGCGCCTCGCCTCACTTGAGCGCCTAGCTTGCCTTTGACTACAATGGGTTTTGCTGACCAATGTGATTTTGATATACAAAGGTTTTGGTTTATTGATCAGGCCAAAGGTTTAAAAGTCACCTGCTTATTATGCTACTGCTCAGAAGGGGACAACATCCAGGATGCTTTCCATTTGGCTGAGGCAGCATGCAAACTTCTGGGTCTTAGTCCCAGTAATTTCCACGGTATGTTTCCTCCACCTGTGATTGACAGTCTGATCAAAgttaaaaatctaataatttcCTCATATGCCTTATGGCCATTGTCAAACTTTTGAAATCCCATTTTAAGCTTTCTTTGTTGTCACTTGTCATTGTGATGCTCTCTATGTAACTGTCAGTTGTAAGAATGTAGGGTGTATGTTATTCATCTTAGGGATGTTAGAACCAGCACATGCTCTAAAGCAACTTGAAGCTTGGGGCTATTATCCATTAGGAGCAATTAACCTGCCACCTCCATTAATACCATTGATAtttccaaccttttttttttcttagtttgtTTTGCCCCCTAAATCAGTTACTTGGTAGGAAAACTTTTGCATAGCATAGCCTGACAATTCAAATTTCACGGTTTATGGAAGTTTAAGATTAGCACACAATCTTCTTTCCCCAAATATATATCATAGATTCTTTtccacatcaaaattttatctgTAAGCTGGAGCATGATTCCTATTATGTTTTTCACTCCTTTTTTGAGGCTTTTGTTTCGTatgaatacaattttttttttgaaaaagaattggctccaaacatgttttGAACAATCTTTTTTCAATCCACTATGTGACAATTGAAGAGACCATCCATGTGTGTTGTGTAATTTTAGTCACATGATTTTATGAATGAGTCGTGCTCTTTAAATAATACTCGTGGATACTCTTGTAATTAGTCACATAATGGGTTGAAAAAAATAgcttcaaacatgtttggagccaaattttttacaatttttttttctggtgaATTCTtgctttttggaaaaaaaaaggaaaacaacaacaactaacTAACCTTCAgctttttttctaaatatggcagcttttagttttttgttaCACATTTAGCATAAAAGTTACTAATGATTATATCTTTTGATAAACACTATGCAAATAATCTAATGGAAACTACACTATTCCCAAAATGGACAATCTTGAAATATTTATAACAGCATTATATTCAAATTTGTTTCTGACATATTACCTTTATATTGTTTTACCAAACGTTCTCCAGAAATGATTTCCTTATATatgactcttttatttttcatggaTATTAATTTATGCCTAGATTAAGTGAGTCCATATTGAATTTTATTGTCTCAATTACTTTATGACCAAAAGTTTGAATTACATGATGAGCCTTAAATAATCAGGCATATggatattttctatgtaatttgACATTCATCATTGGGAATTTTGTAATCTTGTGCCAGATTAATTATTTGATAGTTTGATTATTTAGAAAAACCCTTTCTGGGGGTGGTTATTACAAACTTTTCCAGATTATATGAAAATGGACTTTGGTAGTCAAGCAATCATTCTAATTTGTGCTCTTTGTGCTATTGGCTTTGTTTAGGCAATGAGGGTAATGGATGGCTCATTCCATATTCGTGGAAGAGTGTGTATGGACCACCCCCAGATATGTCTATCTTCTAGGCTGTATTGACCTGAGATTGGATCTGCAAGAACAAGAGTACCCCTTGAATTCTCATTGTTGTTTCATCAAAGGCTGCGAAAATCAAACAGTGCATCCATTGTATCTTGCATATGTAAACGTTAGGTTCTTTTTTTTAGCAATGGATTAGTCAATATAGAATCAATGATTTGAATATCGTTTTCCATATGCTGGTGGAttacttcttttccttttaccGTGTCTTCCTTTTTTTCCAAACATGCGTGTGAAAGTAGAGTTTCTTTAACCAACAAAGTAGAAAAACTAATGCATTACGCTTTATAAAGTGAAGACAATGACGACACGACATTGCTTCATCATATGCATAGAAAACCTAATTTACCTGTCCAACCCAACATTTTACATACGGGATTGGTCTTTCTGGAGTTGGTAGATTGGATCGAGTTGATTTTACGtaatgattatatattttccatgatatatttttattacatatgtCTAGTTTTAATTCGTGCCTTTTGTTTCATTCTATATAGGAAACCCACATTCAATCATTTTCTCACCTAACATTCAGTACTTTTCTCATCTAAAAGCCACAACCATATCTAATATTTTAGGTTTTCATTGTAATCTCACATTCTCGATGaaagtaaattaaattttcgGGTTGGTTTGATTGGAGAGGTGAAAAAGTAGGATTATAGAAAATGGTGGAGtaatgaaaaagtgggagaatagaaaaaattttattttctcttatttttgtttgattgaaagTGGAAAAGTAGAGGGAgtgaaaaaatgagtttgaataaatttactcatattcTCTTGTTAAAGaatgatgcccaattaaaaaaaaaatgacaaataaccACAAAAAAGAGCAAttacccaaatttattaaaaaaataaaaatcgtgtaaaaaaaaaacacgtctaaaaaaaaaaaaaaaagcacaactAGAGGCAAAGTTACTGCccataagaagaaagaagcacGCCTAGGccttaaaaatcaaaagaaaaaaaagaaagcaacgTTAATGCccaggagagagaaaaaataaaaaataaaggcaacttGAAAAAACTCATGCTCACATGGGTATTTTtgttaatcaataaaaaattcatcTCTACTTAGTTTTCCCTccattttagagagagaacATTTTGGTGGGTCTGGGGAGAAACTGTTTGGGTCtcactatttattttccttccttcatacccaaccaaacacacttcaaaaaagtttttcttcttgttttctctccaaagtttttcATCTACCCTGTTTTACCTctaaacaaacacacccttaagaTCTGTTTgaatgagaggatagaaaatgaagaaggggtagaaaaatgagatgatagaaaatggaatagaaagaattttaattttcattctttgtaTTTGGTTGGGGGgtgaaaaacttttttatttggttgagaagaaaaatgtaaGAATAGAAAATacagtttatataaatttactcatatgtccatattaaaaaatgatgtccaattaaaaataaaataaaatatggcaaacaatcaaccaaaaaaaaaatcatacccagtacaaaataaacaacaacaaaaacaaaacccagttaaacaagaaaagaaagggaaaaaaatgatgaaggGAAAAacacccaaccaaacaaaaaaaaaaaaggaaataaaaaaataaaaagaaaagaaaagaaagggaagcATGTATCACgcccagtaaaaaaaaaaaaaagtcaaaaaagtaACGTGGAGGCACAATGGTATCCAAaacaaagcttttttttttttttgggtaaaaaaatactTTAGTGGGCTCAGAGAAAAAGAATCTAGACCTCACCAAATTTTCCATTCTCTCTACTCTCCAATCAAATACTCACAAAAACCATTTTctcttcaccttttttttttttttttttttttttgtccttcctAAAATCTACTCAAACAAATGGATCcttatagtttttttaaaaacaaattaaaccttgaagttttaaacataacaaattaaaccctatAGTAAAAGTATCAAATTCAATCTCAAGTCATTTAAGTAGATTGTGTTTGGGTATAGGTTCGAAAAGTCTTATAGTTCAATTGGCATCTACTAGTATTTCCACTATTTTAAAAACTAGATCGAATTGGCTAGTTCAATTGGATGAACCAATATTCGGACAGGTAAAAACAGGAAAAATCagcaaaaaaatcaagaaccaatTCCTTTTCCAGTACTTTAAttccgatttttaaaaccatgaatatTTCGACAAAGATGTTAAGGATTCAAATTCTCTTTCtcccattgtaactatcaaattattcaaaaaaaaaaaaaaattactttttgaaatatgaaggcttttaatttgttacttttaaaattataaggtttaatttgttaatttttataactttattaCATTATAGGGTTGAATTTGTAACACCCCATGAACTATAAGGCTTAATATAATGTGTTCctaaaaatgattgaaatataaGTGTAGGCG
This genomic window contains:
- the LOC115969312 gene encoding proteasome assembly chaperone 2-like; amino-acid sequence: MEFVVEEGKKPHDQCSTLLLPALSIGNAGQLAMDLMVSSTRAERIGFFDDPFLLPCVGNDAYGPQPQGQLALPLEAYDSPSNALTLVQQRSPVVKGKMVEFAKNLADFAAATGKKHAVVLSSLDFGRCRNIDMSSGLQTYYLSSTNSDGTDDYCEQLGWKRLQEYNPTQRCWKYLSTLAEGNALQDDNPFEDELEEEDYYPSLPFAALFSCFKAKGLKVTCLLCYCSEGDNIQDAFHLAEAACKLLGLSPSNFHGNEGNGWLIPYSWKSVYGPPPDMSIF